AGAATTTCATTGGCGCATTTGCGTCGGATCACCGATGCCGTGATATTCCAGTTGTCCTGGCGCACGGCCTCGGCCAGTTGGCGCATCACCTTGATGCCCACATTCATGCGGGCCACATCGCAGCCCTGCTGCTTCAGCCCCCGGTTCAGCCGATCCAGATCGCTCACCGAATCCGCCAGGGTCGGCGGGTTCAGGGTCAGCGAGACCTGTTTGAGCATGGGATCGATTTCTGTTACCAGGCTGCTGAGCTGCTCGGTGACCGCCTGTCCCATACCGGCGATTTTCAATTTTTTCTGAAGCGCCTCTTCGGGGATTTGCACGGAAACATCGCCGGTGATACGGCTCTGGCAGGCCAGGACATAGCCCTTTTTCTTTTCCGCGTCGGTGAGCAGCGGGGTGGGCTGGCTTTCCACCGCTCCGGAGGCTACAACCAGTTTGCATTTCCCGCAGGAGCCCTTCCCGTTGCAGGAGGCGTTGACATGGACATCGGCGGTCTGGGCGGCTTCCAGCAGGGTGCTTCCGTCGGGTATGGACACCGTCTGCCCGTGGGGCAAAAAGGTGACCGTATGGTTCGCCGCCGCCGCATTTTTATCTTCGGCGTCCCAATTTTCCTTTCGTTTGCTCATGAACCAGATGGGACAGGCGGAGCGGTGCTTACAATAGATTTTCGGGTCTCTGCACGCCAGGCACTCCTCACACAGATAGGTTTGATGCTTCATGCACAGGTACGGGGTCTCCCGGTCCGGATGGTTGATACATTTTCCCATGTCGGTTGTCTCCTAAGGGGGCTGAAGAAAGGATAGGCCTTCGCTCAATCGATCAGCTGTTTCAGTGCGTTACCGAGTGTATCGCTCGTCTGAAGTCCGATAAAGCGCTTGATCTCCCGACCCTCTTTAAAAAGAATGATGGTCGGAATACTTTGAATTCCCAGATGCAAGGCAATGTCTCTGTTCTCGTCAATATTGATTTTCCGAATGGCCGCTTTGCCGTGGTAACTTTTTTTTAATGCATCGATGACCGGTTTTTGCGCACGGCACGGTCCACACCAGGGTGCGTCGAAGTCCAACAGGGTGACACCGTGCAAAATCGACCGTTCAAACGTTTTTTGATTGAGTTTTCGTGTGGCAGCCATCGTTGTCTCCTGGTTCCCTCGTCGAAACAGGGGCAGTAATATGGATCATTACCACCCCTTGAATCCTGGACGACCTGACATGAATGCTCCGATCAACCGCCAAAATTGCCGGCGCCCAGTCCCCGCATGGCCTCTTCGGTGCTCACGCGCAGGGTGGACAGAGAAGCGTTAAACGCATCCCGCTCTGTCTGGATATCCTCGATGCAGGTTTCCGGCTTGCAATTCTGACGGATTTGATCGATGCGGCTGTCCATTTCCGCAATGAGCATGTGCAGGTCTTCGATATTGGCCCGCACCTTGCCTTTTTCCCCGCCGGGAAGGCCTTCCATTTTACGCGTGATGTCGTAGACGATGGCCTTCCAGCCGGTGAGTTCCATCTCCATGGTCTTACAGCAGTTGGTTGCATTCATAATCATGATGACCTCCTCCTTGCTTGATGGTTGATGGTGCCGTGCCTTGAGAATCCTTCGAACCTCAATGAATTAACTATCAATTTTTATGCCATCTGCCGTTTTGGAATCGAACACCGGCAGCGCTGCGAAATTATCCGAATTGGTTGACCGCGCCCTCGCGATGGCCGCTGTTGTTTTGCCCCGGTTGGGTCTCGAAAGCCGTTTCGGCCGGCAGGCGAACCACCATCACCGGTACACGGCTCGTCCGAATCACATCGCTGGCCGTACTGCCGATGATACGCTCCTCCATTTTTCCGTGACCGTGGGTGCCCATGACAATCAGATCGAAATTGCCTTCCCGGGCCGTCGAAACGATCTGACGGACCGGATCACCGACTTTGACCAGCACATTGCTTTCGTTCAACGGGCAGTGCGGGATTTCCTTGATAACGTTGCGGGACGTCTCCCTGATTCGTCGATGAATGGCTTCTTTGGCCTTTTGGATGCCGGTGGTATGAAATTCCTTCCAAGCCTTTTTGTCCATGTGGTCGGCCAGGTCGACGCCGGCTTCCAGGGACAGTGCATCCAAAACATCCGGTATCACGTGAAGCACCGTAACCCTGGCACCGAAACCGTTACCCATGCTGCAGGCGTAGCGTACGGCATGGCGGGCCGTGTCGGACAGATCGGTCGCATAGAGAATGTTGCGAATGGGCGGAACCATATTCTCTTCGATGGGTGCCAGTCGCTTCGGCAGCGGCGTTACCGTTGCGACGGTTTCGGGAACCTTTTGCGGTGCCGGTTCTTTGGCCTTCTCGCCGAAAATCTTGCCGACAAAGCGAACATACCAGGCGGCCGATTGGATCTGAACGACATAGGCCAGGGCGATCAGCAGGGCGATGGTAAGGCCCTGTTTGCCGAACGCCGTCATGGCAATGGCCAGTGCGATGGACAGATCGCGCATGACCACGCCGAAAACCATTGCGATGGCATCTTCTCTTTTCAGAAAAATTCGACCGGCAATGGAGAGCAACCCATAGGTGACGAGATAAAAGAGTGCCAGCGGAAGCAAAATGGTAAGGATGTCCTGCGGGTTGGCGATGATATTTTTGGCCTTGAGCGACATGGCCAGAAAGGCGATCAGAATCACGCCGAGGGCGGAAAAAGGCGGAAATTTCGGCTTAATTCGGTCGTTCCAGGTCTGGCGCCCGACTTTTTTGATAAACAGGGTCTGGGTCAGCAGGCCGGCAATCAGCGGCACGAAGACAAACAAAGCGATTTGTTTGAACATGTGCAGCATGTCCACATCGATGGTGGCTCCCATGAAAACCTTGGTATACACCGGCGCGGCCAATGCGCCCAGCACCAGCCCGAAGACGACCATTTTGATGGCGGCTTCCTTGTTGCCCTTGGCGAATCCCGTCCAGGAGATGGTCATGCCCGACGTGGGCAGCACTCCGATGAGAAACAGGCCCACGGCCCAAAGCCCGTATTTTTCAGGTCCGCCGGAAAAAAACAGCTTGCCGGTATAAAAGGCCAGTAGCGGGATGAGGACGAAATTGATCACCTGGGTAAGCAATTGAAGTTTATAGTCCTGGCCTTTGAATATGGTTTTGACGTTCAACGTCACCATCATGGGATAGACCATGACGAAGGTGACCGGAATGATGAATTGCTTGAGCGGCCCGGCATCGAACAGGTAGCCGTAGAGCAGCCCGACGGACATGGAGATCGGGATCGACCAGACCAGATTTTTCTGTAAAAATGAAAGCACTTGCAGCATGTCGTTCTCCTTTTTTGAACCCGTTGATTATAAGATCGTTGCCGTTAGGTGCGGCATTGAAAAAGGGAATACCAACATTCGTGCCATTCGTTTTCTTAGGAATGGAAATATAAAATATTACATTTAAATACAGTTGGTTGAATAGCGTGTGAAAGAATCGATGCGAGGGAAAATAAGGACACAAGGCCGTTACCAAGCGTTACCTTTTGTTCGTCAGGGCTAAGGTAACGGCTGGTAACGGATTTTGGTGGGAAATCTCAGCAGCGGCGATTCAGACTTTTTTTAACAGTTGGTTGGCGGCGGTAAGCAGCGGGTCCCAAACCGGGCCGAAAGGCGGCGCATAGGCCAGATCGGTCTGGGCAAAGGTCGCAACGGTCATATGGCTGTGAAGGGCCACAGCCGCGGCATTGATCCGATGGGCCACACCTTCGGGCCCTACCATTTGGGCACCCAGCAGCCGTCTGCTCTTGGTATCGCCGACCAGATTCACCCAGATGGTTTGGGCGCCCGGGTGGGCGTGGGCTCGGGAGCGGCTTTTAATTACGATTTCCACCGGATCGAATTCCGCCTGGCGTGCTTCGGCCACCGAGAGCCCCGTGCGGGCGACCTCCAGGTTGAAGACTTTGAATACGGCGGTACCGGCAACGCCGTCCAGGGCCGCCGGCCGACCGCAGACATTGTCCGCCACGGCCCAACCGGCGCGGTTGGCACGCAAGGCCAGGGGAATCCACGTTTTTTTGCCGGTGACGACATGAACGGCGTCGGCGCAGTCTCCGGCCGCATAGATGGCCGTATCGGAGGTCTGGAGCTGACGGTTGACGCTGATGGCACCGTTTATTGCGGTTTCAAGGCCGGCATCGGCAGCCAGCTCGCCGTTGGGTCGAATGCCGATGGCCGCCAGTACCATATCGGCCGGCAAAGACCGGTCCTCGCAGACCACATTCAGACCGTCGGCGCTTTTTTCGATGCCCGTGATGGCGCACCCCGGGTGCAGGCCGACCTGGTTATCGACCAGTTCTTTTTCAACGATTGCGGCCAAATCGCGGTGCATCCAGGGCAGCAAGTCCGGTCGGGGTTTGACCATGTCGACGGCGATATTTAGCTCCCTGAGAGCTTCGGCCATTTCCAGGCCGATGTACCCCATGCCGACGATCACTGCTTTTTTAACGGACTGTTTCCGAATAAACGATTTGATCCTGCGCCCGTCGTCGAGGCTTTTTAAGGCCAGCACACCGGGCAGGTCGAAACCGGGCAGATCGGGGATGACGGGGCGTCCGCCGGTTGCGATCAGCAGCCGGTCGTAAACGAAGCGGAAGGGTTCGCCGCTGTCCAGAATGGTTCCCGTCACCGTCCGGTTGACCGGATCGATGGCTTCCGCACGGTAGCCGGTAAACAGGTCGATGCCCTGTTTCTGGCGGAAAACCTCAGCCTTTCTCACCACCAGGTCTTCCATTTCCCGGTCGGCCTCGGCGATGTTGTACGGCATGCCGCAGGCGCTGTAGGACACGTCTTCGGTTTTTTCCAGAACGATCACTTCCATCTCAGGCTGCATCCGTTTGGCCCGGCTGGCCGCGCTCATGCCGGCTGCATCGCCTCCAATGATTACGAATCGCATAAGTTTACTCCGATGGTTCGGTTGCGGTGACGACGATTTCAGGGGGGTACTGCAAAGATCGTTTCACTGTACACATCTGGGCTGATCGAATGACTGCTTTGCGATATTTTTCAGGGAACCCGGTCGGCAGATGAATTTGCATGGCGATGGTTTCCACCAGGTGGGATTCTTCATTGCGTTCAAACCGCAGGGTCATCGACAAGCCGTCCGTGGGGATGTTGCGGCTTTCGCAAAAATAGACGATGTAGACCCCTGCGCAAGTTCCCATGGAGGATAAAAACAGATCATAGGGTTCGGGGGCCGAACCGTCACCGCCCTCGCTGGTCGGCTGATCCGTTTCCACGGTAAAACCTTTGTACGTTGAGGTGACGCGCTTGCCGCCGGGAAAGTTAATTTTCATTTCCGTTGTATTCGCTCCCTGTCGTCCAAGAAGATGTTCAACCATTCAGGTTCCGGAAGCTCTCCAAAAGGGGATGTTGCACCGGAGCATTAAGTCTATAACCTACTATAAATGCATAATAAATGCCACAATTTTATCCACGCCGTCTCCCGTCCGGCAACCAGCGGATACTGGCAAAAGCCGGTTGACAGCTAAAACGGTTCGTTTATTATGGGTAACGACAGGTAACGTTATCGTAACGAAAACAAGTCATTCAGGGGATATTCATGGGCGATAAAATTCATGAAATCTGGAATGTTCGTTTTGTGAACCGGATCATCGATTCCATGGCGGACGGGGTCTTTACCATGGACGCCGAGGGACGGATCTCTTCCTGGAACCCATCCATGGAGCGGATCAGCGGGTACTCGGCCAAAGAGGCGCTTGGCAAAACCTGCCAGCTGATTCAGTGCAGCCGCTGCTTCGGCAAGCAGTGTCCGGCCAGCATCGAAAAATGCCGAATTATCGAAAAAGGGAAGTCCGAGGCCAAAGAGTGCCAGTTGCGGCATAAAAACGGCCATGACGTGTCGGTAATCAAAAATGCCAGTGTCGTCAAGAATGACGACAACGAGGTCATCGGCATCGTCGAGACGATCACGGACATGACCGAGCTTCTCCGGGCCCGCCAGCAGGCCGAAGAAGCCGCCCTGCGGTTGGGAGAAGTTCACCGCATGGACAACATCATCGGCAAGAGCCGGGCCATGCAGCAGGTGTTCACGGCCATCCGGGCGGCAGCGGCCAGCGAGGCCACAGTTCTGATCCAGGGGGAAAGCGGTACCGGAAAGGAGCTGGTTGCCGGTGCCATTCACTACAACAGCGACCGTCGGGAGGGTCCCCTGGTTGCGGTCAACTGCAGCGCCCTGTCCGAAAACCTGCTGGAAAGCGAGTTGTTCGGGCACGTCAAAGGCTCTTTCACCGGGGCCAACCGGGATCGTATGGGGCGGTTCGAGGAAGCCTCCGGCGGAACGATCTTTTTGGACGAAATCGGCGAGTTGAGTCCCTATATTCAGGTCAAACTGCTGCGCGTGATTCAGGAAAGAGAGGTCGAGCGGGTCGGGGACTCGCGCAAACGCAAGATCGATATTCGAATTATCACCGCAACCCACAAGGACCTGTACGCCCGGGTGCGCGAAGGGCAGTTCAGGGAGGACCTGTACTACCGCTTGAAAGTCTTCCCCATCCAGCTGCCACCTTTAAGCGCGCGGCGGGAGGACATTCCCATTCTGGCAGACCATTTTATCGAGCGCATCCGACAAAAAACCGGCAAACGGGTAGCCGGACTTACGCCGGCGGCCCTGCGCGTTTTCATGGATCACCAGTGGCCAGGCAACGTTCGCGAACTGGAAAATGCCATCGAACACGCCTTTGTCCTTTGCAACAGTGGTGAGATCGATGTTTCCGATTTGCCCATCGAAATCCGCCAACCCGCCATCATGGGCGAAAGCATGAAGGCGCCCTATTCGCAACGGATTCGAAAAAAAATCACCCGGAACGAGTTGCTTGATCTTCTCGATGAATGCGACTGGAACAAAGCCGAAGTGGGCCGGAGGGTGGGCCTGAGCCGCACGGCCATTTGGAAATATATGAAAAAATGGGATATTCCCCTGAATCGAACCAACTCCTGAACAAAGCAACAACCTGCTGCACCGCCCTTTTTCGGAACGATCTTCGTTTTGAATCCTGCCAGCATCCCGAGTCCAGATTCGGAGTTCTTGCCAAAATCTTGCACGATTTGTGCATATACTAATAATGCCTCCCGATACAAACGACGCCCAACACATGAACCGAACCCAACGATGGGTCGCTCCCATTTTTATGGCGCTTTTCCACCAGCGCCGAATTCGACAACCGGCGGGATGGCCTGATTGGCCATCGAAGCGCCTTGCCGGACGGAGCCGATGAGTCAATCGCGATCATTCATGGAACAAAGCTGCCATGCCATCTTCGACAGCATTGAAGAAGGTGTTTTTACCGTCGATTTAAACTGGCGGATCACCTCTTTTAACCGGGCGGCCGAAAAAATTACCGGCGTCCCGAAAATGGAGGCGCTCGGACGGCCCTGCCTGGAAGTCTTCAGCACCGACATCTGTCAGAACAACTGTGCCATCCGCAAGGCGTTGAAAGAGAACCGGCCGGTGTTCAACCTCCCGGTTTACATGAACCGTTCCGACTCCCAACGCATTCCCATCGCGGTCAATGCCACGATTTTGCGGGACGATACCGGCCGCATGATCGGCGGTGTAGAAACCTTCAGGGACCTGTCCCATCTCAGCGAGCTTCAGCGCTCCTTTCAGGCGCCCCGGGTGTTCGAAAAGATGGTTAGTAAAAACAACAGGATGCTTGAAATTTTTTCGACCCTGAAACGGGTGGCCGACAGCGATTGTATCGTTCTTATCGAAGGCGCCACCGGCACCGGCAAAGAACTGCTGGCCAGGGCCGTTCATAAACACAGCCCCCAAAAAAACGGACCGTTCGTTCCGGTCAATTGCGGAGCCCTGCCGGACACCCTGGTCGAATCCGAACTTTTCGGATACAAGGCCGGCGCGTTTACGGATGCGAAAATGGACAAACCCGGCCGGTTCGCACGCGCCCAGAACGGGACGATTTTCCTCGATGAAATCGGGGACATTCCCCATTCGCTCCAGGTTCGGCTGTTGCGGGTGCTGGAAGACGGCAGTTACGAACCCCTGGGTTCGGTGCGGCCCGCCAAGACCAATGCGCGAGTCGTGGTGGCTTCGCATCGCAAGCTTGATCGACTGGTTGGCGAGGGAAAATTCCGGGAAGATCTGTTTTTCCGTGTCAACGTGATCAAGCTTACCCTGCCTACCCTTTCCGAACGCAAAGAAGACATTCCTATATTGGCGAAGCATTTCATCGAACGATTCGGGCGCAAAAAGAAAAAACGCATTCTAGGCTTCACCCAGGAGGCCATGGCCGCCTTGGTGCGCTACGATTGGCCGGGGAACGTCCGGGAGCTGGAAAATGCCATCGAACATGCGTTTGTGCTTTGCCAGGACGAAAAAGTCGGTTTGCTGCATCTGCCGGATACGGTTTTGGCGGATATTCATGTTGCCATTGGAAACGCCCCTGAAACGTTAAAGGAAATCGAAAAACAGGCCATCCTCCGTGCGCTTCAACGCAACAATTGGAAAAAACTGGTTACCGCCCGGGAGTTGGGCATCAACAAAAATACCCTTCGCCGGAAGATTGTGCGATACGGTCTTGCGGCCCAAAAACAAGGAAGGAGCCATGACAAAACCAGCCGCGAAAACGCAAAACAAGAGGCTAACCGTTCTGGGGCCGCAGGACGAATTTCCGTTTGAGTGCCATGCCGGTCTGCCCTGCTTTACCCAATGCTGTCGGGATATCACCATCTTTTTAACCCCTTACGATGTCTTGCGGATGAAAAATGCCTTGCACCGATCCTCCGGAGAATTTTTATCCGAGCATACCGTGACGATGATCGGGGACAACGGACTTCCGGTCGTCGTCCTGAAGATGCGGGAAGACGAAAAAAAGAGCTGTCCGTTTGTCACGAGCCAGGGTTGCGCCATTTATGCGGACCGTCCCTGGGCCTGTCGCATCTATCCCCTGAAGCCCGAAAGCACCAAAATCACGGAAAAAGCCGGAAAGGCCTACTATTCGGTAATGGAAGTACCGTTTTGCCGCGGGCTTCGGTCGGAAACGGTTCACGGTCTGTCTGCGTGGATCGAACAACAGGGAATTCCCGTCTACCATGAAATGGAGGCCCTGTTTAAGAAAATCACAACCAACGAGCGGCTGGCCCGGGAAAAAATCACGAACAAGAAGATTCAGGAGATGATCTACATGGCCTGTTATGACTTGGATCGTTTTCGACGGTTTGTGATGGAAAGCACATTTCTGGAACGCTTTGAAGTCGAACCGGAAGCGGTTGAACGGCTGAAGACAGACGACACCGCCCTTTACCGGTTCGCCATCCAGTGGCTCGAATACGGGCTGCTCGCCCAGCATGTACTCAAGGTGCGTCCCTCGGTCATGGCGGCCAAAAAACAGGAACTGGGGGTTGAATGACGGCGGCCGCGGCGATACAGCGGCTGCCGGATCGAAAGTTCCGGTTCGCCTGCCACGCGGCGTTGCCCTGCTTTACCCGATGCTGCGCCAATCTCGAGCTGGTCCTCACAACCTATGATATCATCCGTCTGAAAAACAGGCTGCACCTGTCCTCGGGAGCATTTCTGGATCGCTACACCGTTGCCCATACGGAACGGCGGTCCGGGCTTCCGGTCGTAAAACTCAAGATGCGAAACGATGCAGACCGGCGCTGTCCGTTCGTGGGTCCGAAAGGCTGCCGCGTCTACGAGGATCGTCCCGGTGCCTGCCGGCTCTACCCATTGGGGCGGGCCGCTTCCAGGGTTTCGAAAAGCCGGTCGGGTGAGGCCTATTTTAGGGTCAAAGAAGCGCACTGTCTGGGGTGGCA
This window of the uncultured Desulfosarcina sp. genome carries:
- a CDS encoding OsmC family protein, with product MKINFPGGKRVTSTYKGFTVETDQPTSEGGDGSAPEPYDLFLSSMGTCAGVYIVYFCESRNIPTDGLSMTLRFERNEESHLVETIAMQIHLPTGFPEKYRKAVIRSAQMCTVKRSLQYPPEIVVTATEPSE
- a CDS encoding universal stress protein; this encodes MLQVLSFLQKNLVWSIPISMSVGLLYGYLFDAGPLKQFIIPVTFVMVYPMMVTLNVKTIFKGQDYKLQLLTQVINFVLIPLLAFYTGKLFFSGGPEKYGLWAVGLFLIGVLPTSGMTISWTGFAKGNKEAAIKMVVFGLVLGALAAPVYTKVFMGATIDVDMLHMFKQIALFVFVPLIAGLLTQTLFIKKVGRQTWNDRIKPKFPPFSALGVILIAFLAMSLKAKNIIANPQDILTILLPLALFYLVTYGLLSIAGRIFLKREDAIAMVFGVVMRDLSIALAIAMTAFGKQGLTIALLIALAYVVQIQSAAWYVRFVGKIFGEKAKEPAPQKVPETVATVTPLPKRLAPIEENMVPPIRNILYATDLSDTARHAVRYACSMGNGFGARVTVLHVIPDVLDALSLEAGVDLADHMDKKAWKEFHTTGIQKAKEAIHRRIRETSRNVIKEIPHCPLNESNVLVKVGDPVRQIVSTAREGNFDLIVMGTHGHGKMEERIIGSTASDVIRTSRVPVMVVRLPAETAFETQPGQNNSGHREGAVNQFG
- the trxA gene encoding thioredoxin, with amino-acid sequence MAATRKLNQKTFERSILHGVTLLDFDAPWCGPCRAQKPVIDALKKSYHGKAAIRKINIDENRDIALHLGIQSIPTIILFKEGREIKRFIGLQTSDTLGNALKQLID
- a CDS encoding sigma 54-interacting transcriptional regulator, which encodes MGDKIHEIWNVRFVNRIIDSMADGVFTMDAEGRISSWNPSMERISGYSAKEALGKTCQLIQCSRCFGKQCPASIEKCRIIEKGKSEAKECQLRHKNGHDVSVIKNASVVKNDDNEVIGIVETITDMTELLRARQQAEEAALRLGEVHRMDNIIGKSRAMQQVFTAIRAAAASEATVLIQGESGTGKELVAGAIHYNSDRREGPLVAVNCSALSENLLESELFGHVKGSFTGANRDRMGRFEEASGGTIFLDEIGELSPYIQVKLLRVIQEREVERVGDSRKRKIDIRIITATHKDLYARVREGQFREDLYYRLKVFPIQLPPLSARREDIPILADHFIERIRQKTGKRVAGLTPAALRVFMDHQWPGNVRELENAIEHAFVLCNSGEIDVSDLPIEIRQPAIMGESMKAPYSQRIRKKITRNELLDLLDECDWNKAEVGRRVGLSRTAIWKYMKKWDIPLNRTNS
- a CDS encoding FAD-dependent oxidoreductase, with amino-acid sequence MRFVIIGGDAAGMSAASRAKRMQPEMEVIVLEKTEDVSYSACGMPYNIAEADREMEDLVVRKAEVFRQKQGIDLFTGYRAEAIDPVNRTVTGTILDSGEPFRFVYDRLLIATGGRPVIPDLPGFDLPGVLALKSLDDGRRIKSFIRKQSVKKAVIVGMGYIGLEMAEALRELNIAVDMVKPRPDLLPWMHRDLAAIVEKELVDNQVGLHPGCAITGIEKSADGLNVVCEDRSLPADMVLAAIGIRPNGELAADAGLETAINGAISVNRQLQTSDTAIYAAGDCADAVHVVTGKKTWIPLALRANRAGWAVADNVCGRPAALDGVAGTAVFKVFNLEVARTGLSVAEARQAEFDPVEIVIKSRSRAHAHPGAQTIWVNLVGDTKSRRLLGAQMVGPEGVAHRINAAAVALHSHMTVATFAQTDLAYAPPFGPVWDPLLTAANQLLKKV
- a CDS encoding YkgJ family cysteine cluster protein — translated: MTAAAAIQRLPDRKFRFACHAALPCFTRCCANLELVLTTYDIIRLKNRLHLSSGAFLDRYTVAHTERRSGLPVVKLKMRNDADRRCPFVGPKGCRVYEDRPGACRLYPLGRAASRVSKSRSGEAYFRVKEAHCLGWQEETAWTVEQWLTDQGLDEYNAMNDGFLDITTGRPLNRLKAFGRRQLQMVYMAFYDLDGFRRFVFESSFVDRFDIDEAVLADIRTDDRALMDFACRWLKFSLFGEMTFRIRERA
- a CDS encoding YkgJ family cysteine cluster protein, with product MTKPAAKTQNKRLTVLGPQDEFPFECHAGLPCFTQCCRDITIFLTPYDVLRMKNALHRSSGEFLSEHTVTMIGDNGLPVVVLKMREDEKKSCPFVTSQGCAIYADRPWACRIYPLKPESTKITEKAGKAYYSVMEVPFCRGLRSETVHGLSAWIEQQGIPVYHEMEALFKKITTNERLAREKITNKKIQEMIYMACYDLDRFRRFVMESTFLERFEVEPEAVERLKTDDTALYRFAIQWLEYGLLAQHVLKVRPSVMAAKKQELGVE
- a CDS encoding sigma 54-interacting transcriptional regulator, encoding MSQSRSFMEQSCHAIFDSIEEGVFTVDLNWRITSFNRAAEKITGVPKMEALGRPCLEVFSTDICQNNCAIRKALKENRPVFNLPVYMNRSDSQRIPIAVNATILRDDTGRMIGGVETFRDLSHLSELQRSFQAPRVFEKMVSKNNRMLEIFSTLKRVADSDCIVLIEGATGTGKELLARAVHKHSPQKNGPFVPVNCGALPDTLVESELFGYKAGAFTDAKMDKPGRFARAQNGTIFLDEIGDIPHSLQVRLLRVLEDGSYEPLGSVRPAKTNARVVVASHRKLDRLVGEGKFREDLFFRVNVIKLTLPTLSERKEDIPILAKHFIERFGRKKKKRILGFTQEAMAALVRYDWPGNVRELENAIEHAFVLCQDEKVGLLHLPDTVLADIHVAIGNAPETLKEIEKQAILRALQRNNWKKLVTARELGINKNTLRRKIVRYGLAAQKQGRSHDKTSRENAKQEANRSGAAGRISV